From the genome of Candidatus Nitrospira nitrificans:
GGTTTTAGTTGCTGGGGCCGTGACGGCGCTGGTGGCTGGAATGGGAACCACGCTGCCGAGTGCCTATGCGGGGGGCACGATCAAGGCCGACGAGGACAAATGGATTTCGATCGGCATGGGCATCCGCTCCAGCTTCAACAGCCAAGAAGGGGCCGCAGGCGGGCATTATAGCAACGACTTCAAAATCGACAACGCTCGTATCTACATCAACGGGCAAATTCACAAGTACGTGAAGTTCACCTTCAACACGGACTGTTTCAACTGTAACGTCGGCGCCGGGGGGACCCAGTTCGGCGGGAACTCCAACATTGGATTGCTCGACGCGATCGGGAAATTCGAGATCAACGAGCGGGTCAACCTCTGGGTGGGCCGCACCTTGGTGCCGAGCGAGCGGGGGGAGTTGAACGGGCCGTTCTACCATGCGACCTTCGATGGCTTCCGCACGCCCTTCAACCCGGCCGATTTCAGCGGGAACTTTCCCAGCGGCCCCAATGGCGCGGGGCCTGGCACCGGCGGGCAGGCGGGGCTCTATGGTCGTGACAACGGCGCGGTCTTCTTCGGGAAGATCCATCCCTTCGGGACGCATCTGTTGTACGTGGCTTCCGTGTTCACCGGGGCGCGCGGGGGACCGAATAACACGGGCAG
Proteins encoded in this window:
- a CDS encoding porin family protein, coding for VLVAGAVTALVAGMGTTLPSAYAGGTIKADEDKWISIGMGIRSSFNSQEGAAGGHYSNDFKIDNARIYINGQIHKYVKFTFNTDCFNCNVGAGGTQFGGNSNIGLLDAIGKFEINERVNLWVGRTLVPSERGELNGPFYHATFDGFRTPFNPADFSGNFPSGPNGAGPGTGGQAGLYGRDNGAVFFGKIHPFGTHLLYVASVFTGARGGPNNTGSLLYAGRLQWNLLNDEDNPGYYTSGTYYGTAGDIFAISGNVIHQKDGAGDFVTGNRSDFTGATVDLLVEKLIPNNMGVFTFNAEFKRYWANYGVGAFAAPAPGCAFCIFNGHSWTVYGLYLIPQEVGIGRFQPYLRFTSIDPLYSALRQEWEYGLNYIISGHNARVSVYGRYGDIETKGFVNTFGPGASGNKVDSFHVALQLQY